The Desulfatirhabdium butyrativorans DSM 18734 DNA segment TAAGGCCCCGCATTGACACCCTGCAGAGATCGAATGGACAAGCCGTTATTTCCCTTCACTTGAAGGGTCCACCCGGCATATGAAGGTGAATCGCAACAAACCCAAAAAAATAGCGCCAAGAAGGCCCATTGCAGCAATGACGGAGCATAGACTTTTTTCATTTTTCTCTCCTTCCATGATGGATACAACCTACATCCGATCCTATCCCCATTCCTCATCGCCAAGATTTGTTTTCAAGCGCATGAACTTCCAGTTTGTAATCCTTTTCAATTCGACATTTCAACTTCGAACTGTCTCCCCACCACAATCGTCAGATCGTCAACCAGCGTGTTGTGTTTGCTACCATGCTCAGTTCGCTGCCAGTCGAGGCGGTATCGACCGGGCTGGACTGGGATCGGCTCCCAAGTCTGTTTGACAACAATCTCCCGCCTTCCAGAGGCATATGTCAAGAAAATCCGGTAGGGCGGAATCGGCGCAAAGGGCATCGCCAGAGTCACGGGCGACACTGCCCACCACCGACCACCGTATTTCCAGGATGAGCAGCAGAGATCGGGGCATGAACAGCCGTACACGGAGAAAGCGGGATGAATGCAATCAAAACGGCGCCGGGAAAGATATCCCCGGCGCCGTCTGGATGATGCGTTTGAATGGAAGAGATGCCGCAAAACCGGTATGCGGACAACCATCGTTTCGATTATTTCCGTTTTCGTTCCACGATAAGGGCCAGCCCCTGTCCCCCGCCGATGCACAGTGTGGCCAGGCCATAACGGGCATTGCGTTCTTTCATGGCATAAAGAAGCTTGGTAACGATGACGCCACCGCTGCCAGAAACCGGGTGACCCAATGCAATCGCGCCACCGTGGATGTTGACTTTTTCCATATCCATGCCGAGCTCCCGAATGCAGGCCAGAGACTGCGAGGCAAAGGCTTCATTGAGTTCGATCAGATCGATCTGATCGATGGTCAATCCGGCTTTTTGCAGAGCCATTCGGGTCGCCGGGATCGGACCGATACCCATCAAGGCGGGTTCGACTCCGGCAGACGCGTATGAAACGATTGTCGCCAAAGGCTCCAGACCCAGGGCGTCGGCTTTTTCCCTGGACATGACCACCAGCGCCGAAGCCCCGTCGTTCATGCCGCTGGAATTGCCGGCTGTGACCGTGCCGCCTTTTCGAAAGGCCGGTTTCAATTTCGCCAGGGCCTCCAGAGTCGTGCCAAAACGCGGATGTTCATCCGTATCGAATATTTTGGGGTCCCCCTTTTTTTGCGGTATTTCAACCGGAACGATCTGCTCTTTGAATTTGCCTTCCTTGATGGCCTTTTCAGCCAGTTGCTGGCTTCTCAGGCCGAATGCGTCCTGATCTTCCCGTGAAACATGGTATTTTTCCGCCACATTTTCGGCCGTCTCGCCCATGGTGTCGCCGCTGAGCGGATCGAAGAGAATCAGTTGATCCTGCAGTTGGCCGTGGCCGAGACGATACCCCCAACGGGCTTTTTTCAGCATATAGGTCGCATTGCTCATGCTCTCCATGCCGCCGGCGACGATGATTTCCGCATCGCCGGATTTGATCACCTGGGCTGCAAGCGTAACGGCTTTGATGCTGCCTGCACAGGCTTTGCTGATGGTAAACTGGGGTTTTTCGATGGGCACGCCGGCCTTTACGGCCACGACACGAGCCGAGTTGATGGGTAAATCCCCGGTTCGATAGCCGGAAGCATAGATGACTTCATCGATCTGATCGCCGGTGAGCCCCGCGCGTTTGATGGCCTCACGAATGGGGATGGGCCCGAAATCGATGTCACTCAGAGCGGACAACGTGCCGCCAAACCCGCCGATTGCCGTTCGACATGCGCTGACAATCACCACTTCCCTCATGTTGTTCTCCTTCGATAACTGATTTTAATTGAGCGATACATCCGTCATTTCCAAAACAGTTTCACCAATCGGTATCATGGCTTGAAACTGCACGTCCTTGCATGGCACGGTTTGGCTGCCGAACAAAGCCGATTTTCACAAGAACCGAATAATAGCTTTATTATAGCTCTTTTATAGCTATACGATATCGAACCTTCTGTCAACGGATTTTCGATACCCCGAGCCGATTCCTACGAAAGTCGGCAGTGGGCAGTGGGCAGTGGGCAGTCGGCAGTGTCGTAGCGCGGCTGTCATGTCGCCACACTCTTACGGGAGTCAGAAGTCAGNNNNNNNNNNG contains these protein-coding regions:
- a CDS encoding thiolase family protein — translated: MREVVIVSACRTAIGGFGGTLSALSDIDFGPIPIREAIKRAGLTGDQIDEVIYASGYRTGDLPINSARVVAVKAGVPIEKPQFTISKACAGSIKAVTLAAQVIKSGDAEIIVAGGMESMSNATYMLKKARWGYRLGHGQLQDQLILFDPLSGDTMGETAENVAEKYHVSREDQDAFGLRSQQLAEKAIKEGKFKEQIVPVEIPQKKGDPKIFDTDEHPRFGTTLEALAKLKPAFRKGGTVTAGNSSGMNDGASALVVMSREKADALGLEPLATIVSYASAGVEPALMGIGPIPATRMALQKAGLTIDQIDLIELNEAFASQSLACIRELGMDMEKVNIHGGAIALGHPVSGSGGVIVTKLLYAMKERNARYGLATLCIGGGQGLALIVERKRK